A window of Candidatus Thermoplasmatota archaeon genomic DNA:
ATAGTATTTCTTTAAATCCTGATACAGTTATCAAAACCAGGTTAAAAATCGCAGAAGTAGAAAAACGCTTATGATTGAAATAAAAAAAACTGTTTTTTTTTTTTTCTTCTCATTTTTTTGTATTTATCTAAAAGTTTTTAGTAGCATTGTTATTTGCTAGTTTTATGAAAATTATCCCAGTAGTATTTATTAAAAACAAAAAGATGTGGGTAAAACAGGATGAAAAAATTGTATTAATAAGTCAGATTTTTGAAGAAATTAAAGCAGATGAAGAAATTTATATTTGGGATTATGATGGGATAGAGGAAAATAAACCTGAGTTTTCGATATATCAGGTTTTGTCAGAGCATTATTCTATATGGGTGGACGCTGGTCCTCGGATACTTGATGATGTTGTTGACATTGTTATAGGTGGAGCATCAAATGTAGTAATCAGAAAAAATTTGTTTGCATCAAATGATTTACCTGATGTTAAAAATTTTACCGATTGTTTGATTTATAGTTATGTTGATCTACAGAAGGAGGAGAAACCTGTTCTTTATATGCCATCTTACATAGATGGTTTAGTTATATGTAACAACAGGAAACAGTTTGAGAAGGATTTTAAGCTTTGTGAGTTATTGAAGAATCTTTGTAAAAGACTCAGTGTATATGTTTTTGATGATGAAAGAGGAAACACCAAATATTGGGAAAACATTGGCGTAACTGGTATTCTATTGTACCAAGGAAAACAGGTGAATGTTGATGGCTGATTTAGAGATGCAAATAATATTGTCTTTTCTTTTTAAACGCAGTGGTAAAGAGGAATTATCTGCTGCCGAGATTTATCTTCCTTTGTCTATGGATCTAAAATGGTTCACGCCAAATCAAGCAAAGGCTTTTGTGAACATAGCATTGCAGCAGAGGCTTTTAGAAAAAAAAGGTAACAAGTTAACGCCATGTTTTGATTATAAAAAAGTTGTAGTGCCTGTTGGTTTCAGCCCAGCAAAACAAACTGTTTTAGAAAAAGAGGTTAAGCTGGATGCTATGAAAACAATAATAGCGAGGATATCTGAGAAAACTGGTTTTAATGATACTGAGGTTTCTGAAAGAATTAGTAAAATCTCAGAAGAAAAAAACATTTCAGATGGTGTTGCAGCTTTATTAGTTGCAAAAGAATACGGTGTTGATTTTGAGGATTGTTTTGATGAGATTGAAAACATGGTTTTTACAGAAAATACAGAATAATCGGGATCAATAGTATTCCCATGCAGTGGCTTCTACGTACATCCCATTGTACTGGTAATAAACCTATGAATGTTGCTACTAGCAATATAAGTATACCTATAACTCCTGTGAAAAGATACGTGAGTATTATAACAAATGCTATTGTGATTTTTATCAACAACGCATATGGTACGTTTGCGAAATGTTTTGCAAATATCTTGCCTATTTTTAGTGTTAAAAAATATGATAGTACACCTGATAGTATTATTGCCATTAATAGGTAGATTAGGTTTGTTGGCATCATTATGGATGACCATTCCTCTAAAGCAATTAGTTCACCTACAGCTATTGTTGCACCGCTTCTAGCCCGTAGTATTACGAATAATGCTACGATCACAAAAAAACCGCATGCTGTGTTCACTGATGATAACGTAATTATGATTTGTTTTCTATCTGATTCACCCCTAGCAGTCATAGCCAGTATTGTGCCTGTTGAGGAGCTTATACCTGGGATCAGTGAGACTAGTATGCCTGCTAAACTACCTGTAGCAACAGAGATAATAGATGATTTTTTTGCTTTCTTGTCAAGTTCGATTTTTTCTATTATTTGCGGGGGTATTTTTGGTTTTGTCATAATAGATGTTAGTAACGTTGGTAACCCAAAGAGCCCTGCAAGGGCTGGGAAAAGAACAGAGGATGACAAACCTATTGGTGAGTCAACTGGGCAGTCAAATATAACCAGACCAAAAATGCCTGAGATGATAAATATCATAAATGCAAATAACATCCCAAAAACATATGGTATTTTTCCATGATTTACCCCAAAAAGTTCGATTCTACCTTTTTCTGTTGCTATAAGCAAAATAGATATTGCAATAAGAACCCAAACCATTATTTCTCTTAACACAGAATACAAATATACCGGGCTGCCTACTAAGAAGCGAACAGGGTATAGAACTAGGAAACAAAATAGAACAGCGCCATAGCTTCCTAGCGCTGAAAGAGCTACTGCCTCGTAGCCTTTACCTTCTAATAGAAGAGAGTGTGCTGGTAGAACCGATAATGCTGTGTCCTCCTCTGGTGCACCTAGGAAAGTACTTGGTATTGTGTCATGGAATGTATGTGACAGAGACGTAGCTGTGATGTAAACACAGATTAAAATCAATATGAACTGCTCAGTTATACCATAGTTGAAAAGGAAACCTAGGGAAGCAACTATTGTTCCTGATAAAGACAAGAAGATAAGAGCTACATTGTTTACATGCAAACCTGGTAGAATTCCTGTTGCTATACCTGTTATAACACCGAGGACACAAAACAAAATAATGAGGAGGAGATCTAACACCTGCTCATTCACCTACCACAAAAATACCATGGTTTCTTTCATCACCCACCTCAAGGTTATATCTGAAATTATTTACATCAAAAACAAATCTACCTGCGACATATAGTTTCTGGTTTATAGTAAAGTTATAATAAAGAGGGTTAAAAGTAACAACAATAGAATATTTTCCCTCAGGGTCAACAAGATAAAAATATGTCTCATAAATTGTATCAGCATAACCTGTTACATTAATGTTTAAACCCTTATATTTCTCAGGCGTCTCTGCTAATTGTTTCAAAGGTATTGTAATGTTTTGCCATTTTTGCAATATTCTAACAAAACGTTTGTTGTTAACTACAACCTCCCACTCGCCCTTATACACCTGTACCTTCCCAGTTGCTTGTATTTTATCGCCATAATCAATGTCCAATTCACCTTCTACAAATATTTTTGTTGAAAAATTGTTGTTTTCTATTGTGATTATCTGGCTATCATATTTTGTTGTGTAAGTTTCTGTTACTATTCCTTCTAAGATTACTTGTTTTCCTTCGTATTTGCTTATTTCATTTAATTCTATTATTGTTGGTTGTGATAGTGTTGATAAAAAATATAAAAATACAATTCCAGCAACTGAAAATATTATTGATATATATTTTAGTTGCATTATTTATCAATTTAAAATATATTACATTATTTAAATATTTCTACTAGGATAAAACAGCTCCTTCTGAGAGGAGCTTAGCTATAATAATAAGAACTGAGACGACAATAAGCAATGCTATAAACTGTTTTACTTCATTGCTCATTACTTACACCTCGCTTGTTAGTTCTAGCTGAAACCTCACTAACTCAGCTTGTTTAGTTGTATATCCTCTATGTATCAGATGAAAATACAACGCGTCACGATACAAAGTCAAAGTTTTAAGACTGCACATATTTCTTTCTTTATCATAGTTCATCATATTTTATCTAATACTATATTCCCCAATTAGATATATAAAAGGCTGGAAAATGTTCGGGAAAAACCAAACAAAACATAGATCTTACAGATGGTTTGGGTGGGAAGCTGCCTTTGGTCTAAAACTATTGACTAGCTCGGGG
This region includes:
- a CDS encoding DUF2240 family protein, yielding MADLEMQIILSFLFKRSGKEELSAAEIYLPLSMDLKWFTPNQAKAFVNIALQQRLLEKKGNKLTPCFDYKKVVVPVGFSPAKQTVLEKEVKLDAMKTIIARISEKTGFNDTEVSERISKISEEKNISDGVAALLVAKEYGVDFEDCFDEIENMVFTENTE
- a CDS encoding tripartite tricarboxylate transporter permease, with translation MLDLLLIILFCVLGVITGIATGILPGLHVNNVALIFLSLSGTIVASLGFLFNYGITEQFILILICVYITATSLSHTFHDTIPSTFLGAPEEDTALSVLPAHSLLLEGKGYEAVALSALGSYGAVLFCFLVLYPVRFLVGSPVYLYSVLREIMVWVLIAISILLIATEKGRIELFGVNHGKIPYVFGMLFAFMIFIISGIFGLVIFDCPVDSPIGLSSSVLFPALAGLFGLPTLLTSIMTKPKIPPQIIEKIELDKKAKKSSIISVATGSLAGILVSLIPGISSSTGTILAMTARGESDRKQIIITLSSVNTACGFFVIVALFVILRARSGATIAVGELIALEEWSSIMMPTNLIYLLMAIILSGVLSYFLTLKIGKIFAKHFANVPYALLIKITIAFVIILTYLFTGVIGILILLVATFIGLLPVQWDVRRSHCMGILLIPIILYFL